One window of Gloeothece citriformis PCC 7424 genomic DNA carries:
- a CDS encoding RNA-guided endonuclease InsQ/TnpB family protein, with product MQLVQRHIVSQSHSYWKYFDQQCFLSKNLFNLTNYEMRQYFFSTKSVLGFTELYHKVSQTDAYYSMPNTKVAKQVIRRIHKAWVGYKSAHKDWQKNPHKYLGEPRLPKYKPKEKGRYMLVFPLETVSKPYLRKGRVKLTPCPIQIETGLQEVIEVRVVPRSGCYVIEVVYEQQELEKTTGNIVAGLDIGLVNLATLTTNQSGVKPLLIKGGALKAINTYYNKQKSKIQSNLELRHKVKTSNRLNALTHKRNCRIDNYLHTTSRRIIDWCIANQINTLVIGKNEGWKQSINIGKRNNQQFVNVPHAKLIDQIIYKATLVGIEVITTEESYSSQASFLHFDPLPKYGEKKPKFSGKRVCRGLYKSDLGILNADINGSYNIIRKQVKSNAIFDSHDLKALPFMPSVLDPLRTHNINFLQVV from the coding sequence ATGCAATTAGTGCAAAGACATATAGTTAGCCAATCTCATTCTTATTGGAAATATTTTGACCAACAATGTTTTTTGTCTAAAAACTTGTTTAATCTCACTAACTATGAGATGCGCCAATATTTCTTTAGCACTAAATCAGTTTTAGGATTTACAGAACTTTATCACAAAGTTTCTCAAACTGATGCTTACTACTCAATGCCTAATACTAAGGTAGCTAAACAAGTTATTAGGAGAATACATAAAGCGTGGGTGGGGTATAAATCAGCGCACAAAGACTGGCAAAAAAATCCACATAAATATCTAGGAGAACCAAGATTACCAAAATACAAACCCAAGGAAAAAGGGCGTTATATGCTCGTTTTCCCCCTAGAAACAGTTTCTAAGCCTTATTTAAGAAAAGGTAGAGTTAAACTCACTCCATGTCCAATTCAGATTGAAACAGGGCTTCAAGAAGTTATTGAAGTGCGTGTTGTTCCTCGTTCAGGATGTTATGTTATTGAGGTGGTTTATGAGCAACAAGAGTTAGAAAAAACAACAGGGAATATTGTAGCTGGATTAGATATAGGACTTGTTAACCTAGCCACTCTAACAACAAATCAGTCAGGTGTAAAACCTTTACTGATAAAGGGAGGGGCATTGAAAGCGATTAACACTTACTACAATAAACAAAAATCTAAAATCCAGTCTAATCTAGAGCTAAGACATAAAGTAAAAACAAGTAACCGACTTAATGCTTTAACTCATAAGCGTAACTGCCGAATAGATAACTATCTTCATACCACCAGCAGAAGAATCATTGATTGGTGTATTGCTAATCAAATAAATACTCTAGTTATTGGTAAAAATGAAGGATGGAAACAGTCAATTAACATTGGAAAGAGAAACAATCAACAATTCGTAAATGTCCCTCATGCAAAGTTAATTGACCAAATTATTTATAAGGCAACGTTAGTAGGAATTGAAGTAATTACAACCGAAGAGAGTTATAGTAGCCAAGCGTCCTTTCTACATTTTGACCCGCTTCCTAAATATGGAGAAAAGAAACCCAAATTTAGTGGCAAAAGAGTTTGTAGAGGACTATATAAATCAGATTTAGGAATCTTAAATGCGGACATAAATGGCTCGTATAACATCATCCGTAAACAAGTAAAGTCAAATGCTATCTTTGATAGCCATGACTTAAAGGCATTGCCGTTTATGCCTTCAGTGCTAGACCCACTGAGAACACACAACATCAATTTTCTACAAGTTGTGTGA